One Halarcobacter ebronensis genomic window carries:
- a CDS encoding tetratricopeptide repeat protein has translation MKKILLLFILGTLFLYANSVEEQADSSYSKGEYAKAFSLYTEACSKGSSEGCYKVGFMYENKQSVKQDFQKAFEYYDKSCSLGNKRGCFNVGVCYDKGGIVKVEKDYKIAEKYYQKSCKNGFPLACYNLGSIYQYFYEPEKNSKNSLALYEKSCDDGFLLGCYKAGNILGKNKDEKAAVVWYKKGCDRKDTESCFRLVDLYIKDIATQNPDNYKKLFKEYKTGCDKDDTVSCYKYAVLYATGRGIEQNYVQAKSIYERACNLGDNASCLEYLMLDDMGF, from the coding sequence ATGAAAAAGATTTTATTACTGTTTATTTTAGGGACACTTTTCCTTTATGCAAATAGTGTAGAAGAACAAGCAGATAGTAGCTATTCAAAGGGAGAATATGCGAAAGCCTTTTCTCTTTATACAGAGGCTTGTAGCAAAGGAAGTAGTGAAGGGTGTTATAAAGTAGGATTTATGTATGAAAACAAACAAAGTGTAAAACAAGATTTTCAAAAGGCTTTTGAATATTATGATAAATCTTGCTCTTTAGGAAATAAAAGGGGTTGTTTTAATGTGGGAGTTTGTTATGACAAAGGTGGAATTGTTAAAGTTGAAAAAGATTATAAAATAGCAGAAAAGTATTATCAAAAGTCTTGTAAAAATGGTTTCCCTTTGGCTTGTTATAACCTTGGTTCAATCTATCAATATTTTTATGAGCCAGAAAAAAACAGTAAAAATTCTTTGGCTTTATATGAAAAATCTTGTGATGATGGGTTCCTTTTGGGATGTTATAAAGCGGGGAATATTCTTGGTAAAAACAAAGATGAAAAAGCTGCTGTTGTTTGGTATAAAAAAGGGTGTGATAGAAAAGATACAGAGTCATGTTTTAGACTTGTTGATCTTTATATAAAAGATATTGCTACACAGAACCCAGACAATTATAAAAAACTCTTTAAAGAGTATAAAACTGGATGTGATAAAGATGATACTGTTAGTTGTTATAAATATGCAGTTTTATATGCAACAGGAAGAGGAATAGAGCAAAATTATGTTCAAGCAAAAAGCATATATGAAAGAGCTTGTAACTTGGGTGACAATGCAAGTTGTTTAGAGTATCTCATGTTAGATGATATGGGATTTTAA
- a CDS encoding coproporphyrinogen III oxidase family protein, translated as MKNFIEPLAFLYGSKLIENSMNSCVNIEYTKEKIVHNFDKNKKYLLYMHIPFCEEFCTFCSFHKFKYNEYDCKKYFKKLRVELLKIKELGVDFNTLYIGGGTPLINEGELLETIEFAKEIFSIRSVSCETTPNHIDPQVLRKFRGVIDRLSIGVQTFDDEILKKTKRYERYGSSKQLQEKISKIIGEFPIVSLDLIFNFPMQSSQMLINDLEIAKSLGSQQIVTYPLMTKHKYATTLEYINALKRSKEFEFYKVIKEELKYYIANNAWAFSKTAEKLVDEYIVESSEYIGVGSGAFSYINKRLYVNAYDLDEYSYLLNSNSNAIIARTEEFSAKKSLQYQFLVHLFGGVVDIKKFNKLFNCRVEERLKVELLMLKIAGAISFEGDKIYPTRFGEYLTLVMMKEFYMGMDRVRAKLRESIKSN; from the coding sequence ATGAAAAATTTTATTGAACCATTAGCTTTTCTTTATGGCTCGAAACTAATTGAGAACTCTATGAATAGTTGCGTAAATATAGAGTATACAAAAGAGAAAATAGTTCATAATTTTGATAAAAACAAAAAATATCTTTTATATATGCATATCCCTTTTTGTGAAGAGTTTTGCACTTTTTGTTCTTTTCATAAGTTTAAATACAATGAGTATGATTGCAAAAAATATTTCAAAAAATTAAGGGTTGAGTTACTGAAAATAAAAGAGTTGGGTGTTGATTTTAACACTTTATATATTGGAGGTGGAACCCCTTTGATAAATGAAGGCGAACTATTAGAGACAATAGAGTTTGCAAAAGAGATTTTTAGTATTAGAAGTGTTTCTTGCGAAACAACACCAAATCATATTGATCCTCAAGTTTTAAGAAAATTTAGAGGAGTTATTGATAGGTTATCAATTGGCGTTCAAACCTTTGATGATGAGATTCTTAAAAAAACTAAAAGATATGAAAGATATGGCTCTTCTAAACAGCTTCAAGAGAAAATCTCAAAAATAATAGGTGAGTTTCCTATTGTAAGTTTAGATTTGATTTTCAATTTCCCAATGCAGAGTTCCCAAATGCTTATAAATGATTTAGAAATTGCAAAAAGTTTAGGTTCTCAACAAATTGTAACTTATCCTTTAATGACAAAACACAAATATGCTACAACATTAGAGTATATAAATGCACTAAAAAGAAGTAAAGAGTTTGAGTTTTATAAAGTTATTAAAGAGGAGTTGAAATATTACATCGCAAACAATGCTTGGGCTTTTTCAAAAACTGCAGAAAAACTTGTTGATGAATATATTGTTGAAAGTAGCGAGTATATTGGTGTAGGAAGTGGAGCTTTTTCTTATATTAATAAACGATTATATGTAAATGCTTATGATTTAGATGAGTACTCTTATTTATTAAATAGTAATTCAAATGCAATTATTGCAAGAACAGAAGAGTTTAGTGCAAAAAAATCTTTACAATATCAATTTTTGGTTCATCTTTTTGGTGGAGTTGTTGATATAAAAAAATTTAATAAACTCTTTAATTGTAGAGTTGAAGAGAGATTAAAAGTTGAACTTTTGATGCTAAAAATAGCAGGTGCAATTAGTTTTGAAGGAGACAAAATATATCCAACAAGATTTGGGGAATATTTAACGCTAGTTATGATGAAAGAGTTTTATATGGGCATGGATAGAGTTAGAGCAAAGTTAAGAGAAAGTATTAAATCAAACTAG
- the ccsA gene encoding cytochrome c biogenesis protein CcsA — MYFFSRLFLSYKFIIFMLLTLALGAAVATFIENDYDAQTAKVLVYNSFWYETVMIILTISLVGVIIKQKMYKRAGAFIFHLGFVFVLIGAGVTRYFGYEGVIHIREGMTENRVISEESYLQIKVANEVYEHPLALGKIGDNSFEFTDKIDGKDFVVNFLSYKYTKGTNVEQLFVNVSYDGIKKLIEINGGHGSLEPASTFEANGKKIELSWGSKIIKLPFNIKLRDFQIERYPGSQSPSSYASAVELIDNSDSFNYGIYMNNPLTYKGFKFFQSSYDRDEKGTVLSVNRDPGKWPTYFAYFLLSLGFVLNFFTKKSRFDRLRGFLINNNLSLILPLLVVFSITLKADTTKYLDTFRANTQEHAKSFAQIYVQDYNGRVKPMGTEAIDILNKMSGKSSLYGLTATQIMLGVLADSALWEEIKLIKIKNSEIKKLLKLPEDTKMISFSQAFDSDGKYILNSYVNDANEKMPSKRGTFEKDLIKLDERLNIFYLATMGMFYNFIPNPYDSTSKWYSPQKAIDEPWLDQDMKSVIFSYINGLNEGILNNNWNNANQTLEILKINQKEIDGDILPSEYQTKIELLSNELKIFQKLTGFYFILGVVSLIFAIVLIFFKKEYPFIKNILFALLLLGFIAHTLGLGMRWYISGHAPWSDTYESLIYVGWSAILAGILVFRKSLLSLSSAAILGAIIMLVANLNFISPQITPLVPVLKSYWLSIHVSIITASYGFLGFSALLAFLALDLMIFKTEQNRPRVELQIRQLAAIAEISIIIGLSMLTVGNFIGGVWANESWGRYWGWDPKETWSFISIIVYTVVLHLRFIPKLNSVYVFLVATVFAFSSIIMTYFGVNFYLSGMHSYATGDKVPVPSFIYYVIGIVLLIVLFAYPKKEVKVIK, encoded by the coding sequence ATGTATTTTTTTAGTAGATTATTTCTTTCATACAAATTTATAATTTTTATGTTGCTTACTTTGGCTTTAGGTGCAGCCGTTGCTACTTTTATAGAAAACGATTATGATGCACAAACTGCAAAAGTTTTGGTTTATAACTCATTTTGGTATGAAACTGTAATGATAATCTTAACCATCTCATTGGTTGGAGTAATTATAAAACAAAAAATGTATAAAAGAGCAGGTGCTTTTATTTTTCATTTAGGTTTTGTATTTGTTTTAATTGGAGCTGGTGTTACTAGATATTTTGGCTATGAAGGGGTTATTCATATAAGAGAAGGGATGACTGAAAATAGAGTTATCTCAGAAGAGAGCTACTTACAAATAAAAGTTGCTAATGAAGTTTATGAACACCCCTTAGCCCTTGGGAAAATTGGAGATAATAGTTTTGAGTTTACTGACAAAATAGATGGAAAAGATTTTGTTGTAAACTTTTTAAGTTACAAATATACAAAAGGGACAAATGTTGAGCAACTGTTTGTTAATGTATCTTATGATGGAATAAAAAAATTAATAGAGATTAATGGTGGACATGGAAGTTTAGAACCAGCTTCAACTTTTGAAGCAAATGGTAAAAAAATTGAACTTAGCTGGGGATCAAAAATTATAAAATTACCTTTTAATATAAAACTTAGAGATTTCCAAATAGAGAGATACCCAGGTTCACAAAGCCCCTCTTCATATGCAAGTGCAGTGGAATTGATTGATAACAGTGATAGTTTTAATTATGGAATATATATGAATAATCCTTTAACATACAAAGGGTTTAAATTTTTTCAATCATCTTATGATAGAGATGAAAAAGGTACAGTTTTATCTGTAAACAGAGATCCAGGAAAATGGCCAACATATTTTGCATATTTTCTTTTATCTTTGGGATTTGTTTTAAACTTTTTTACAAAAAAAAGTAGATTTGATAGATTAAGAGGCTTTTTAATAAATAACAATTTATCTTTAATACTACCACTGTTAGTGGTTTTTAGTATAACTTTAAAAGCCGATACAACAAAATATTTAGATACTTTTAGAGCAAATACACAAGAACATGCAAAATCTTTTGCTCAAATTTATGTACAAGATTATAATGGTCGTGTAAAACCAATGGGAACTGAAGCTATTGATATTTTAAATAAGATGTCAGGTAAAAGTTCTCTTTATGGTCTAACTGCCACACAAATTATGCTTGGGGTTTTAGCAGACTCTGCCCTTTGGGAAGAGATTAAATTAATAAAAATAAAAAACAGTGAAATTAAAAAGCTTTTGAAATTACCAGAAGATACAAAGATGATCTCATTTTCTCAAGCTTTTGATAGTGATGGTAAATATATATTAAATAGTTATGTTAATGATGCAAATGAAAAAATGCCTTCAAAAAGAGGAACTTTTGAGAAAGATTTAATAAAACTAGACGAGAGATTAAATATCTTTTATTTGGCAACTATGGGAATGTTTTATAACTTTATTCCAAATCCTTATGATAGTACAAGCAAATGGTATAGTCCACAAAAAGCTATTGATGAACCTTGGCTTGACCAAGATATGAAAAGTGTTATTTTTAGCTATATAAATGGACTAAATGAGGGAATTTTAAATAATAATTGGAATAATGCAAATCAAACCCTTGAAATACTAAAAATAAATCAAAAAGAGATTGATGGTGATATTTTGCCTTCAGAGTATCAAACAAAGATTGAACTTCTTTCAAATGAGTTAAAAATCTTCCAAAAACTAACAGGTTTTTACTTTATTTTAGGGGTTGTTTCTCTTATCTTTGCAATTGTATTAATCTTCTTTAAAAAAGAGTATCCATTTATTAAAAATATACTTTTTGCCCTTTTATTATTAGGTTTTATTGCCCATACTTTAGGTCTTGGAATGAGATGGTACATCTCAGGTCATGCCCCTTGGAGTGATACTTATGAATCTTTGATTTATGTGGGTTGGTCAGCAATTTTAGCAGGGATACTTGTTTTTAGAAAGTCTCTGCTTTCATTATCTTCTGCAGCTATTTTAGGTGCAATAATTATGTTAGTTGCTAATTTGAATTTTATAAGTCCACAAATTACCCCTTTGGTGCCTGTACTTAAATCTTATTGGCTGAGTATTCATGTTTCAATAATTACAGCTAGTTATGGATTTTTAGGATTCTCTGCTTTGTTAGCGTTTTTAGCCCTTGATTTAATGATTTTTAAAACAGAACAAAACAGACCTAGAGTTGAGCTTCAAATTAGACAACTTGCAGCAATTGCAGAAATAAGTATTATTATTGGATTATCAATGCTAACAGTTGGAAACTTCATTGGCGGAGTTTGGGCAAATGAGAGTTGGGGAAGATATTGGGGTTGGGATCCAAAGGAGACTTGGTCTTTTATCTCAATTATTGTTTATACAGTAGTTTTACACCTTAGATTTATTCCAAAATTAAATAGTGTATATGTGTTTTTAGTAGCAACAGTTTTTGCTTTTTCATCTATTATAATGACATATTTTGGAGTGAATTTTTATCTATCAGGTATGCACTCATATGCAACAGGAGATAAAGTTCCTGTTCCAAGTTTTATCTATTATGTAATAGGTATAGTTTTACTTATAGTTCTTTTTGCTTATCCTAAAAAAGAAGTGAAAGTTATTAAATAA